A region of the Geomonas subterranea genome:
TGCCTAGTCAGAAAATTAGAATTCGCTTGAAAGCATACGACCACAAGCTCCTTGATACTTCCGTTGGCGAGATCGTCGACACCGCCAAGAGGACCGGCGCACGCGTTGCCGGCCCGATTCCGCTGCCGACCGTCATCAACAAGTACTGCGTGCTGCGTGGACCGCACGTCGACAAGAAGTCGCGCGAGCAGTTCGAGATCAGGACCCACAAGCGCCTGATCGATATCCTCGAGCCGACTCAGCAGACTGTCGACGCTCTGATGAAACTCGACCTCTCCGCCGGTGTGGACGTCGAGATCAAGCTTTAATACAAGGATAGGAAGTCGACCATGAATAAGGGATTGATTGGGAAAAAGCTGGGCATGACCCAGATATTTGCCGAGGACGGCCGGCGCATCGCCGTCACCGTCGTAGAGGCTGGGCCGTGCGTCGTCCTCCAGAAGAAGACCGTTGAGAAGGACGGCTACAGCGCCATCCAGGTCGGTTACGGTGCGAAGGAGGCCTCCAGGGCCAACGCGGCCCAGGTGGGTCACTGCAAGAGCGCCGGCGCCGGCGTGTTCACTCACTACCGCGAGCTGCGCATGGACAACACCGAAGCCTACAACGTGGGCGACGTGATCGAGGCCGGCGTGTTCGCCGAGGGCGACCTGGTCGACGTGACCGGCACCTCCATCGGTAAGGGCTTTGCCGGCGTCATCAAGCGCTGGGGCTTCAAAGGCGGCCGGTCGAGCCACGGCTCCCGTTTCCACCGCGCCCCGGGCTCCATCGGCTGCTCCGCGACCCCGTCCAGGGTGTTCAAGAACAAGAAGATGCCGGGCCAGCTCGGTAACGAGAAGGTGACCGTGCAGCGCCTGAAGGTAGTGCGCGTGGACGCTGCTGACAATCTGATTCTGCTCGGTGGAGCGATCCCCGGTTCCGCTAACGGCGTGGTCCTGATCAAGGACTCCGTCAAGGCGACGAGATAACGGGGGCTGGAGATAGACATGGCAAAGTTAGACGTATTTGACATCAAAAAAGCAAAGGTCGGTGAGATCGAAGTCTCCGACGCCGTCTTCAACGACGACGTGCGCGAGTACCTGATCCACGAGGCCGTCAAGATCCAGCTCGCTAACCGCAGGCAGGGCACCGTCGCCGTGAAGAACCGCTCTGCGGTTTCCGGCTCCGGCAAGAAGCCCTTCAAGCAGAAGGGTACCGGTCAGGCCCGTCAGGGTTGCAGCCGCGCTCCCCAGTACCCGGGCGGCGGTGTTGCCTTCGGTCCGCAGCCGAAGACCTACAACCTCTCCATGAACAAGAAGGCGAGGAAGGCCGCTCTCAGAAGCGCACTCTCCATGCTCTATAAGAAAGAGGCGATCACTGTACTGAATAGCTTTGAGCTTCCTTCGATCAAGACAAAGGCATTTGTAGAGGTACTAAATGCTTTTAACCTTGACAAGACGCTCGTTATCACAGATACTGCGAATCTTGTTTTGGAGCTTTCCGCCCGCAATGTGAAAAACGTCAAAGTGCTGGGTCCCGAAGGTCTCAACATTTTCGACATCATGAAATACCAGAGCGTCGTCTTTACCGAGGCCGCCGTTCGTCGTGTTGAAGGAGCATTACAGTCATGAACATCTATGACGTCATAAAGAAACCGCTCATCACTGAGAAGACCACGGTAGAGAAGGACGACAAGAACGTCATCGCTTTCGTGGTGAACGGCGCCGCCAACAAGATCGAGATCAAGGCCGCCGTCGAGCAGCTCTTCAACGCGCAGGTTGCAGCCGTTAACACCGTCAACGTGGCCGGCAAGACCAAGCGCACCGCGAGGGGCATCGGCAAGCGTTCTAACTGGAAGAAAGCGTACGTGACCCTGAAAGAGGGCTCCAACGTCGACTTCTTCGAAGCATAAAAATTCTGTGGGGATTTAGATAATGGCTATCAAAACTTACAAACCTACTTCTCCGGGTAGAAGGGCGCAGACCTGCTCGACCTTCGAGGAGATCACTGCCTGCAAACCTGAGAAATCTCTTGTTGAGAACCTCAAGAAGAGCGGCGGCAGGAACTCGAACGGCCGCGTTACTTCCAGGAACGTCGGTGGCGGCCACAAGCAGAAGTACAGGATCATCGACTTCCGCCGCGACAAGACCGACATCCCGGCCAGGGTTGCCACCATCGAGTACGATCCGTGCCGCAGCGCGCGCATCGCGCTCCTCAACTACGCCGACGGCGAGAAGCGCTACATCCTGGCTCCGCTCTCCCTGAAAGTGGGCGACACCGTTATCTCCAGCGAGCAGGCTGACATCAAGCCGGGCAACGCGCTCCCCATCAGGTGCATCCCGCTGGGTACCATCATCCACAACATCGAGCTGAAGATCGGCAAGGGGGCCCAGTTGGCCCGTTCCGCCGGCACCTTCGCCCAGCTCATGTCCAAGGAAGGTAAGTACGCCCAGGTGAAGCTCCCCTCCTCGGAAGTCCGCATGATCCTTATGGACTGCAAGGCTACCATCGGCCAGGTGGGCAACGTGGATCACGAGAACGTCTCCATCGGCAAGGCTGGCCGCTCCCGCTGGCTCGGCGTGCGCCCCCACGTGAGGGGTGTTGCGATGAACCCGGTCGACCACCCGCACGGCGGTGGCGAGGGCAGGACCTCCGGTGGCCGTCACCCGGTAACCCCGTGGGGTATCCCGACCAAGGGCTACAAGACGCGCACCAACAAGCGGTCCACCGCCTTCATCGTGAAGAAGCGCAGCAAATAACTCATCTGGATAGAGGATTTTAAAAGATGGCAAGATCTATAAAGAAGGGGCCTTTCGTTGACGCACATCTGGAAGCGAAAGCCCAGGCAGAACAGGCCGGCAGCAAGAAGGTGATCAAGACCTGGTCGCGTCGTTCGACCATCACCCCGGACTTCATCGGGCTCACCTTCGCGGTGCACAACGGCAAGAAGTTCATCCCTGTGTTCGTCACTGAGAACATGGTCGGCCACAAGATGGGCGAGTTCTCACCTACCAGAACCTTCTACGGCCACGCTGCTGACAAGAAGAGCAAGCTCAAGAAGAAGTAAGGTCCTAAAGGAGTTTTGTAATGGAATCATCCGCTAAATTATCCTCTGTCCGCCTCTCCCCGAGGAAAACACGCCTGGTCGTGGACCTCGTCAGGGGCAAGGGCATTCAGACTGCGCTGAACACCCTGCGTTTCTCGCCGCAACCGTCGGCGAAGCTTATCTCGAAGCTCCTTTCCTCGGCCGTTGCCAACGCCGAGCAGAAGGGGTGCTCCGATGTGGACAAGCTCTTCGTCAAGACGATTTTCGTCGACGGCGGCGCAGTGCTTAAGCGCTTCACCCCCCGCGCCATGGGCCGGGCTAGCAAGATCAGAAAACCGACGAGCCACATTACCGTGGTCCTTGCGGAAAAGAAATAAGAACGGGTCGGAGGTGATGTTTTGGGTCAGAAAGTAAATCCTATAGGTTTCAGGCTCGGGGTTATTAAAACCTGGGATTCCAAATGGTACGCGGAAAAAGATTATGCGAAGCTTCTTCACGAAGACTTGAAGCTGCGCAATTTCCTTAAAAAAAGGCTGTATCATTCCGGCGTCTCCAAGATCGAGATCGAGCGCGCTGCGGGCAAGGCGAAGATCAACATCTTCACCGCTCGTCCGGGCCTCATCATCGGTAAGAAGGGCTCCGAGGTCGAGACCTTGAAGAAGGAGCTGGCCAAGCTCACCGACAAAGAGGTCTACCTTAACATACAGGAAGTCAGGAAGCCGGAGCTGGACGCGCAGCTCGTAGCCGAGAACGTGGCCATGCAGCTCGAGCGCCGCATCGCTTTCAGGCGCGCCATGAAGAAGAGCGTCACCTCGACGCTCAAGTTCGGCGCCAAGGGGATCAGGATCACCTGCTCCGGCCGCCTGGGTGGGGCAGAGATGTCGAGGACCGAATGGTACCGCGAAGGTCGGGTGCCGCTGCACACGCTGCGCGCCGACATCGACTACGGTTTCGCCGAGGCGAAGACCACCTACGGTATCATCGGCGTAAAAGTGCTCCTCTTCAAGGGTGAAGTGCTCTCCGCTAAAAAATAGGAACAGGAGTTTTTTGCGATGTTAATGCCCAAGAAAGTTAAGCATAGAAAACAGATGAAAGGGCGCATGACCGGCACCCCGGAGCGCGGCGTATCGCTCGCTTTCGGTGACTTCGGTCTGCAGGCAACCGAGTGCGGCTGGCTGGATTCCCGCCAGATCGAGGCCGCCCGTATCGCCATGACCCGCTATATCAAGAGGGGCGGCAAGATCTGGATCCGCATCTTCCCCGACAAGCCGCTCACCGCTAAACCCGCCGAGACTCGTATGGGTAAGGGGAAAGGCTCCCCGGACTCCTGGGTCTGCGTCATCAAGCCTGGCCGCGTCCTTTATGAAATGGAAGGGGTCACCGAGGAAGTGGCGCGCGAGGCATTCCGGCTTGCGGCGCACAAGCTCCCCGTAGCCACCAAGTACATCACGAGGGCGGAAATCAATGAAGGCTAACGAACTTAAAAACGCGACGGCAGCAGAGCTTGAGACCAAGGGCGCCGAGCTTACCAAGGAACTCTTCAACGTGAAGTTTCAGCTTCACACCGGGCGTCTTGAGAACACCGCCAAGGTGGCCAACCTCAGAAAAGACATCGCCCGCGTGAAGACCATACTCCGCGAAAAGAGAGGCTAAGAGATAGATATGAGCGAAAGAGGCAACAGGAAAACTCAGATCGGCGTGGTCGTCTCGGACAAGATGGACAAGACCGCAGTGGTTAAGGTCGACCGCCTGGTGAAGCACCCCGTCTACAACAAATACATCAAGCGCTCCGCCAAGTACAAGGCGCACGACATCGACAACTCCGCCAAGATCGGCGACCGTGTTGTTATCGTGGAAACCCGTCCCCTTTCCAAGGACAAGCGCTGGAAGATCAGACAGATTATCGAGTCCAAGGCTTAAGGGCTCGCCGGGAGTTAAACAATGATTCAGATGCAGACACTATTGGACGTGGCGGACAACTCCGGCGCGAAGAAGCTC
Encoded here:
- the rpsJ gene encoding 30S ribosomal protein S10, which produces MPSQKIRIRLKAYDHKLLDTSVGEIVDTAKRTGARVAGPIPLPTVINKYCVLRGPHVDKKSREQFEIRTHKRLIDILEPTQQTVDALMKLDLSAGVDVEIKL
- the rplC gene encoding 50S ribosomal protein L3, with the translated sequence MNKGLIGKKLGMTQIFAEDGRRIAVTVVEAGPCVVLQKKTVEKDGYSAIQVGYGAKEASRANAAQVGHCKSAGAGVFTHYRELRMDNTEAYNVGDVIEAGVFAEGDLVDVTGTSIGKGFAGVIKRWGFKGGRSSHGSRFHRAPGSIGCSATPSRVFKNKKMPGQLGNEKVTVQRLKVVRVDAADNLILLGGAIPGSANGVVLIKDSVKATR
- the rplD gene encoding 50S ribosomal protein L4, with product MAKLDVFDIKKAKVGEIEVSDAVFNDDVREYLIHEAVKIQLANRRQGTVAVKNRSAVSGSGKKPFKQKGTGQARQGCSRAPQYPGGGVAFGPQPKTYNLSMNKKARKAALRSALSMLYKKEAITVLNSFELPSIKTKAFVEVLNAFNLDKTLVITDTANLVLELSARNVKNVKVLGPEGLNIFDIMKYQSVVFTEAAVRRVEGALQS
- a CDS encoding 50S ribosomal protein L23 → MNIYDVIKKPLITEKTTVEKDDKNVIAFVVNGAANKIEIKAAVEQLFNAQVAAVNTVNVAGKTKRTARGIGKRSNWKKAYVTLKEGSNVDFFEA
- the rplB gene encoding 50S ribosomal protein L2 codes for the protein MAIKTYKPTSPGRRAQTCSTFEEITACKPEKSLVENLKKSGGRNSNGRVTSRNVGGGHKQKYRIIDFRRDKTDIPARVATIEYDPCRSARIALLNYADGEKRYILAPLSLKVGDTVISSEQADIKPGNALPIRCIPLGTIIHNIELKIGKGAQLARSAGTFAQLMSKEGKYAQVKLPSSEVRMILMDCKATIGQVGNVDHENVSIGKAGRSRWLGVRPHVRGVAMNPVDHPHGGGEGRTSGGRHPVTPWGIPTKGYKTRTNKRSTAFIVKKRSK
- the rpsS gene encoding 30S ribosomal protein S19 — translated: MARSIKKGPFVDAHLEAKAQAEQAGSKKVIKTWSRRSTITPDFIGLTFAVHNGKKFIPVFVTENMVGHKMGEFSPTRTFYGHAADKKSKLKKK
- the rplV gene encoding 50S ribosomal protein L22 is translated as MESSAKLSSVRLSPRKTRLVVDLVRGKGIQTALNTLRFSPQPSAKLISKLLSSAVANAEQKGCSDVDKLFVKTIFVDGGAVLKRFTPRAMGRASKIRKPTSHITVVLAEKK
- the rpsC gene encoding 30S ribosomal protein S3; the protein is MGQKVNPIGFRLGVIKTWDSKWYAEKDYAKLLHEDLKLRNFLKKRLYHSGVSKIEIERAAGKAKINIFTARPGLIIGKKGSEVETLKKELAKLTDKEVYLNIQEVRKPELDAQLVAENVAMQLERRIAFRRAMKKSVTSTLKFGAKGIRITCSGRLGGAEMSRTEWYREGRVPLHTLRADIDYGFAEAKTTYGIIGVKVLLFKGEVLSAKK
- the rplP gene encoding 50S ribosomal protein L16, with protein sequence MLMPKKVKHRKQMKGRMTGTPERGVSLAFGDFGLQATECGWLDSRQIEAARIAMTRYIKRGGKIWIRIFPDKPLTAKPAETRMGKGKGSPDSWVCVIKPGRVLYEMEGVTEEVAREAFRLAAHKLPVATKYITRAEINEG
- the rpmC gene encoding 50S ribosomal protein L29 is translated as MKANELKNATAAELETKGAELTKELFNVKFQLHTGRLENTAKVANLRKDIARVKTILREKRG
- the rpsQ gene encoding 30S ribosomal protein S17 codes for the protein MSERGNRKTQIGVVVSDKMDKTAVVKVDRLVKHPVYNKYIKRSAKYKAHDIDNSAKIGDRVVIVETRPLSKDKRWKIRQIIESKA